The following proteins come from a genomic window of Magnetococcus sp. PR-3:
- a CDS encoding SUMF1/EgtB/PvdO family nonheme iron enzyme, with protein sequence MRLEPSHLAEILEQARTDVANQRLSTPVGNNALYKIRRILAHQSDHPEALELLRQAAHIYVDLSTALINQGNPDGAVNYAFLALSLFPEDAKVRQLERDLSPSYREMVKQFRSSWIAETLSNGDINLTEDRLTRPAERNALYRYRQVLEIEPENSRALKGMRRVADRLQLLSQEPGLNKQTARSLAEKAQWIEQNHAALPQSAHPKLRSKEVAPRPRQEAPQPAEAVSVKKPAPNKTQPLKRTTDQAPAQEAKAVVNNTTATTPQSAKPIKVDPLKKEQISKLLQKAEKSMQRERMTVPYHLSALFHFRQTLELDKDNRQAKEGMQRIVLHLIKLAKQSPDKHTAEIYIRRAHSILPQHPAVVQALFPTKAKPKDVVSEPVKQPEPVVDPPQKANNWVPKLLNEAERYLANDRLTRPKGKNALFRFRQVLEVEPNNLVAQTGIKRVAARLLKLAEQEVLTTPKRALKYLRKAHLLDGGNSDIIDFYNRISQLPELAGSPPLAGMASPVAAQKQIPIKAEPLDEMGLFLNKGRDALFNDRLTMPPRRNAQFYFARILQLDPTNPDAVDGLRGVSDRLVELAQRAGTSMVKKRMMLEKSRAILSMIGDSEVTPITTTTPPPPPEQTAQTAAPNTPATPVIAPSQTSAPVQKLESWTEEKTGMRFIHLPAGCFNMGSDQGEDDEKPIHRACIESFWMGQFEVTHKQWRIIMGVSSNPSKKAISGDHPVNDISWIETGEFIERLNLVSGHTFRLPTEAEWEYACRSGGKDEIWSGSNMPHQVAWINLPGEQLSTTQPVGRKTPNGFGLFDMSGNVYEWAEDWYNTNFYANAPERNPINRKEARHRILRGGAWITKAKQSRCTDREWLDPNGRFDVTGFRLVWVQ encoded by the coding sequence ATGCGCTTGGAACCATCGCACTTAGCGGAAATTCTGGAACAAGCGCGAACAGATGTGGCCAACCAACGCCTCTCCACGCCGGTTGGGAACAACGCCCTTTATAAAATCCGTCGCATCCTTGCCCATCAGTCGGATCATCCAGAAGCCTTAGAGCTACTGCGTCAAGCGGCTCACATCTATGTTGATCTCTCTACAGCCCTGATTAATCAAGGCAATCCTGATGGTGCCGTCAATTATGCTTTTCTGGCACTTTCTCTATTTCCAGAAGATGCCAAAGTACGCCAGCTTGAGCGAGATTTATCCCCCTCCTACCGAGAGATGGTCAAACAGTTTCGAAGCAGTTGGATCGCAGAAACACTCTCCAATGGGGACATCAACCTGACGGAAGACCGTTTGACCCGTCCCGCTGAGCGAAATGCACTCTACCGTTACCGTCAGGTGCTGGAAATTGAGCCTGAAAACAGCCGTGCTTTAAAAGGCATGAGACGGGTTGCAGACCGTTTACAGCTTTTAAGCCAAGAGCCCGGCTTGAACAAACAAACCGCTCGCTCTTTAGCCGAAAAAGCGCAATGGATTGAACAAAACCATGCTGCGTTACCTCAATCTGCTCACCCTAAATTGAGGAGCAAAGAGGTTGCGCCACGACCACGTCAGGAAGCCCCACAACCAGCTGAGGCCGTGTCAGTAAAAAAACCAGCACCCAATAAAACCCAACCTTTAAAGCGCACGACTGACCAAGCACCGGCCCAAGAGGCGAAAGCTGTGGTCAACAACACCACAGCAACCACGCCTCAATCAGCCAAACCAATCAAGGTCGACCCTTTAAAGAAAGAGCAGATCTCTAAACTTTTACAAAAAGCGGAAAAGTCCATGCAACGGGAACGTATGACCGTTCCTTACCATTTAAGCGCGCTTTTCCATTTTCGTCAGACCCTGGAACTTGATAAAGATAACCGTCAAGCTAAAGAGGGCATGCAGCGAATTGTTTTACATCTCATAAAACTGGCCAAACAGAGCCCGGATAAACACACGGCTGAGATCTATATACGCCGCGCGCACAGTATTTTGCCTCAACATCCCGCAGTGGTGCAGGCCTTATTCCCAACAAAAGCCAAACCTAAAGATGTTGTAAGCGAGCCTGTTAAACAGCCAGAACCAGTGGTCGACCCTCCGCAAAAAGCCAATAACTGGGTACCCAAACTGCTGAACGAAGCCGAAAGATATTTGGCCAATGATCGCCTAACCCGGCCTAAAGGTAAAAATGCGTTGTTTCGTTTTAGGCAGGTATTGGAGGTTGAGCCGAACAACCTTGTGGCACAAACCGGGATTAAACGTGTTGCAGCCCGTTTACTCAAACTGGCCGAGCAAGAGGTCCTGACCACCCCCAAACGGGCTTTAAAGTACCTGCGTAAAGCTCATCTGTTGGATGGTGGCAACTCGGATATTATCGATTTTTACAACCGGATCTCTCAACTCCCGGAGCTGGCGGGCTCCCCGCCCCTGGCAGGTATGGCATCACCGGTTGCTGCACAGAAACAGATCCCCATAAAAGCAGAACCTCTGGATGAAATGGGGCTGTTCCTTAATAAAGGTCGTGACGCGCTGTTTAATGACCGCTTAACCATGCCCCCCCGTAGAAATGCACAATTTTACTTTGCGCGCATCCTACAACTGGACCCAACCAACCCAGATGCTGTAGATGGCTTAAGGGGTGTATCAGACCGCTTGGTTGAACTGGCACAACGCGCAGGCACCAGCATGGTTAAAAAACGTATGATGCTCGAAAAATCACGGGCCATATTAAGTATGATTGGGGATAGTGAAGTCACACCGATCACTACCACTACGCCCCCCCCACCCCCCGAGCAAACAGCTCAAACCGCAGCGCCCAACACACCGGCCACGCCCGTAATCGCGCCCAGTCAAACAAGTGCACCTGTGCAAAAGCTGGAAAGCTGGACGGAAGAAAAAACAGGGATGCGCTTTATTCACCTTCCCGCAGGCTGTTTTAATATGGGTAGCGATCAAGGTGAGGATGATGAAAAACCCATTCACCGAGCCTGTATTGAGAGTTTCTGGATGGGCCAGTTTGAAGTCACCCACAAACAGTGGCGTATTATTATGGGGGTTAGCAGCAACCCTTCCAAAAAAGCCATCAGTGGGGATCACCCCGTCAATGACATATCCTGGATCGAAACCGGCGAGTTTATTGAAAGACTAAACCTCGTTTCAGGCCACACTTTCCGCCTGCCGACCGAAGCAGAGTGGGAGTATGCATGCCGAAGTGGTGGTAAAGATGAAATTTGGTCTGGCAGCAACATGCCACACCAGGTTGCTTGGATTAATCTTCCCGGTGAACAGCTATCCACGACACAACCTGTGGGACGGAAGACACCCAACGGCTTTGGCCTTTTTGATATGTCAGGTAATGTTTATGAATGGGCTGAAGATTGGTACAACACCAACTTCTACGCCAACGCCCCTGAGCGCAACCCCATCAACCGTAAAGAAGCCAGACACCGTATTCTGCGTGGTGGCGCTTGGATTACCAAAGCTAAGCAGTCCCGCTGTACAGACCGTGAATGGCTAGATCCCAATGGGCGTTTTGATGTAACGGGCTTCCGTCTGGTCTGGGTCCAATAG